Within the Stigmatopora argus isolate UIUO_Sarg chromosome 23, RoL_Sarg_1.0, whole genome shotgun sequence genome, the region ATATTTTAAGGGGTTTAGTAGGTAGTTGTGAGAGAATTTACTAATAAAGTACTACTCTGCTTACGATATTttcgagttacgaaaaaagtgcTGGAACCAATGAATTTGGTAAGTAAATATACGACTGCATAAGCCTACCCCGAGCTCTATTTTATTGTGATCACACAGCCCCACCTAATGTTCATACTGGAGAattgacatataaagtactgctctacttacgatatTTTCGCGTTACGAAAAAAGTGCTGGAACCAATGaatttggtaagtagaggtacgactgcatAAGCCTACCCCTAGCTCTGTTTTATCGTGATCACATAGCCCCACCTAATGTTCATACTTGAGAattgacatataaagtactgctctacttacaatattttcgagttacgaaaaaagtgctggaaccaatgaatttggtaagtagaggtatgactgcatAAGCCTACCACTAGCTCTGTTTTTTTGTGATCACATAGCCCCACTTAATGTTCATActggagaatttacatataaattactgctctacttacaatattttcgagttacgaaaaaagtgctggaaccaatgaatttcataagtagaggtacgactgcatTAGCCTACCCCTAGCTCTGTTTTATTGTGATCACATAGCCCCACCTAATGTTCATACTGTACAATCACAATCTTTGGGGTTCAATCAAGATAGCAGACAATGTCTGTTCCATTATGgaaatgacaattttcactTGTAATAATGAATATTGGTGGCTATGTTGGTCCACAGGCGAGAAAAGGAATGAAGGCTAAAAATAGCTGAAAGTCAAATAGCCCATTGAAAGTCATTAGAGGGAAATACTTGGCTGAAGAACAAAGTCTCTTTGTGGACAGAGGCCACCTGTGAGGGATTGTGCGACTCACATTGAAGTCTACTGACAAGATTTACTGTACTGTAACCGTAAGGGGATGATGGTCGAGGATTAGTTAAATTAAACTTTACATGGTTGAACGCATTCAGCGTTTAATCTTCTACACAAAGAACAGAATAATCTCCCCTTTCGGTACAAAAATGAAGTGAAACGTCTCGACTGGAGGGACTGAGATTTGAGTTGGAAGGCTAGCTTGTCATCAAACCATGCATCATGGGTTAATGTAATATCATGTGGTTAGTGGGTGTTAAATTGTCTCATGTACTGCAGGCTATTTGAAGTATTTCTAACCAATTTTATCAAGATGATATGATAGCAAGGAAGTGAGCAGTTAGCTCGGATGAATGCTACAAAGTGTGTAAATAGTCTGCAATGTCCAGAGTGGCGTTATGTAAGCTCTGTttggattgattgatttttgtaGCCAACAAAACACATTGTGACGGGATAAACCGGCGGATAACCGGCGGATAACCGGGGTCTGCTGGAGCTGCATGTGTCCTATTTATAGGCTTGGCCCGATCTCAGTTGCAACCCAACTCCATCTGTCCAGTCACGTCCCCTCTCCCTTTCCAGAGTCCCCGCGGCCAGGCTCAGGGCGGCGAGCTCCGAGAAAGACAGCTGGCTCCTGGACCCTCCCGCACCATGGAGGCTCTGTCCATTCAACCCCTGAAGGAGGAAAGGGTGTCTTCAGAAGAAGACACCAGGACGGAGGCCTTCTATCCGTGGGGTCCCGCCGGGGATGACGAAGAACCGGCGTGGGAACCTCCAGCCGCCGTTCGTAGGAAGGTGTCATTCGCGGACGCCTTCGGCCTGGACCTGGTGTCCGTCAAAGAGTACGATGAAGTCAACGCCGCCGGGGACGGGGTGCCGGCGGAAAGGGATGagccgccggcggcggcggaggagttCTACCTCTCCTGCCTCTTCGCGGCACCCTCGTCCGAGGAGGAGCTGGAACGGCGCTTGGAGTCGCAGATGGTGGAGCTGGAGAAAGTGGAGCTTCTCCCGGGAACCAGCACATTCCGAGGCATGGTCCGGGTTCGAAACCTCTGCTTCGGCAAGTCCGTCTACGCTCGGATAACTCTGGACTGCTGGAAGAGCTACTTCGACCTGCTGGCAGACTACGTCCCGGGATCGAGTGATCGGAAAACAGATGGGTTCACGTTCCAGTACACGGTGGTTCCCCCGCTGGACAAAGAGGGGAGCCGAGTGGAGTTTTGCCTGCGCTACGAGACGTCGGCGGGGACCTTCTGGGCTAACAACCGGGGGATGAATTACGTCATGTTCTGCCACCAGAAGTGTGTGGCTCAGCAGCAAGTGAAAGAGGACAACGCCGGATTGAAGATGAAAAGGAGTTGCCTCAGAGCCAGCAGGTAGAattcaaaattagaattcaattCCAATCAAACATTTTATCGACAGCCATTTCAGGCTTTGAACAGGATGTTAAAATTAGATCTTGTTAggatcacaaaaacaaaaacactcaaaCATGGTTTCAACTTTACAGAAAGTCAAATTCAGATTCTCTGTAAAGTTTATAGTGTGCTTTAGGTTCACtctaaaacacgtgtcaaagtggcggcccgggggccaaatctggcccgccgcatcattttgcgtggcccgggaaagtaaatcatgagtgccgactttctgttttaggatcaaattaaaatgaagtgtatagatggatattaaatttcctgattttcccccttttaaatcaataattgaaaatgtttaatccattttttctgtgtttttagttcaaaaatcattttgtaaaatctaaaaatatatatataaaaaagctaaaatatacattgttttagatctataaaaaactgagtattcagggcttttactccagttcctttaatccatttattaaaaaaatctaaatattatatctaaaatggtccggcccacgtgaaatcgagttgacgttaacgcggcccgcaaaccaacccgagtctgacacccctgctctaaaatgTCCCTCACTTTTTATA harbors:
- the ppp1r3aa gene encoding protein phosphatase 1 regulatory subunit 3A is translated as MEALSIQPLKEERVSSEEDTRTEAFYPWGPAGDDEEPAWEPPAAVRRKVSFADAFGLDLVSVKEYDEVNAAGDGVPAERDEPPAAAEEFYLSCLFAAPSSEEELERRLESQMVELEKVELLPGTSTFRGMVRVRNLCFGKSVYARITLDCWKSYFDLLADYVPGSSDRKTDGFTFQYTVVPPLDKEGSRVEFCLRYETSAGTFWANNRGMNYVMFCHQKCVAQQQVKEDNAGLKMKRSCLRASRRASTQEKEGTDTLTLVAGASACYIDIAFVQVHP